The following DNA comes from Chroicocephalus ridibundus chromosome 27, bChrRid1.1, whole genome shotgun sequence.
CAAGAGAAACATCACAGACAgggaaatacaaatatatacttGAAAAGGAAACCGAAAGTGAACGACACGCAAAAGAAACacgcaggagaggagagaaagggaagaaacggGTTTATTCCTGTTGAATTTCTGGCAGGTGCACTCCTTTGGCTTCAGAGTTTCTCCTTGGTGGACAtcatctccctgcctgccccacagagctggcTTGACCCACCAGGGAATGATCCCAATAAGGTGAATCCAACACCCCGGGGATGGAGGGCAGGGAATAAACCCCATGATTGTGCAGAAAACGGGGAGGAcacatggggctgggagggtctGGCCCAGGGGAAGATGCGCACACGACCATGTAGACCCCTTTCCACCCACGCAGGCTCAGAGGAGGCTGGGCTGAAGAGCTGTCTCCCACTGCTCGTTGGGCAGACAGGGGTTCTACAAGCCTCAGCTCCGCTCTAGCCAAGTCTCTGAGCTCCTCCCAGTGGACATCTAAAGTGGCTTTAATCAAGCAAAGGTGGTGGAGCTCCAAGGTTGGTTTTTAGCAGGCAAAAGTATCTAATAACTCTGGAGATCCCCTGGGTTTCCTTCACAAGCCCAGGGCTTTGGAAACAGCACCTCCGCGTCAGCAGCTGGGTTGCATCTCGGTCTGTTGTCCGAGATACACAcccaaaaaaaggagaatttaggAAACACTGTTCTTCCCAGTGACACTGAAAGGATATTGCATGTTTGTACTGCAAAGCAGGATTGTTACCGGAACCTTGGGGCTGAGGCTGTGGAGAAATCTGGGGGGAGCTGTTTTTCACCCAAGGATGCTGGAAACTTGCTGGGAGATGGTGTGTCCCGCTGGGGACAGTTGTGACATACCCCGAGCCACCCAAAAACAGGCGGCCACAAACATGGTGGAAAACACCATGACGAAGCAGCttctttttggggtgggggatgAAGGCACCCCATGTGTGTGCACCCAACACGGCAATACCCACCATCTACCACCACCCAGCTCAtcctttctgctctctcctccccGAGAAGACGCTGGGTCATGCCCCGGGGGATGCGTCACGGGCAGGAAACCAAGTTCAGCTTCCCCTTTCCCCAACGACTTGGTCCTGGGGAGCTCAGCATGGCGAGAAGGAGCTGGCTGGCTGAGGCTGTGGGTACCCTGTTCTGGCTGGCAGGTAGGTGGCCAGGAAGGCTGCTTGGGGGGCAATTTGGAGAGTCGTGCTGGGGGCAGCACCATGGGATGACGTGGGGTGGATTTTAAGCGGTGCCCTTGggaaagctgcagagagaaattAAGTTGAAGCGCTAGCCGAGAGACAAAATTGTGAGTTTCTGGAGCGATTTTTAAGCAGTCCAACAGTCCAAAAACACAGGGTGGGCTCTCTGGAGGGTCTGAAAGTCCATCTCTGCTGTGGTGCGTTGTAGATAACCCTTGGCCAGTGACTTATTTTGGCCAGAGAGATGTAAGGTGGCAGCTCCCACAGAGGGAATTACATCCTTCCACTGATCCATGAGCACAGGGTTGGTCACTCTTGGGGTCCAGGCATGGTGTGGTTGTCCCTGGCTGAGCAGGAAGGGACAAGGCACCACCCAAAAGCACTTTTTGCTCCTCGCTGGTGATTTCTGACCTCTTTCATGCTAAGGTCTGCAGCATCTCCCCATCTTCTGCAAGCCTTCCCAAGGTTGGATGTCCAACCTCAAAGAGATGTCCTCGTCAAGGTGTCCTCTTCTACACCAGCAGATTATCTCAGACCAACCCCTTCTGCTGTCCCACACAGGTGCTGGTGGGATGGAGCCAGAGACCTGCAGCTCTCCAGGTGAATGGAGTGGGTGGTTGGAAGAACCCTCCAGGTCAATATTGTAACATTGCcatctgctctggggagacccccctgcagcgctgcctccagctctggggcaccaacagcagaaggacacggagctgttgcagcggggccagaggaggccccggagatgctgggagggctggagcccctctgctgtggggacaggctgagagagctggggggcttcagcttggagaaggctctggggagaccttccagccccttccagtccctaaaggggctccaggaaagctggggagggactctggagcagggagggaagccatgggacaaggggtaacagttttaaactggaagaggggagacttgGGTGAGATCttgtgaagaaattgtttgctgtgagggtggtgagcccctggcccaggttgcccagagaagctgtggctgccccatccctggaggggttcaaggcttttaatttgctatttccactgaaaagcttttaatttgctatttccactgaaaagcagCTACAAGGTCAACACTGAGGTCAGAGAGATGAGAAACTCATTGCTCATCTCCACACCATCACACCATGACCGGGTCTCTCTGCTCTCGCAGGTGACTTCCCCCCTCCGGCACTCTTCCCAAACTTCTCCTCGGCTCAGGAAGGTGACTTGATTCTTGCCCGGTGCGTTGTTTtttcccatgtccccatcacccaCATCTTCTTCTGCAAGAACGGGGTGGAGCTGGCAAAGCACCCGGTGGGAAAAGGCCAGTTCACCTCCACACTCACCATCTGGCTTTCCGTGGAGAGCAGCGGCACCTACTCCTGCGGATACCAGCGCCGGAGCAGCCTTGGACAGATCCTGCTTTCAAGGTTGAGTGTCCCATGGGTCCTGACCACCAAAGGTGAGTGGAGGAGGGCATGGGGAGGTTGATCCTGCCCCCTATCAGGGACAGCCCTTGAGAAACCCCAGAAGTGGTTGCCCCTGTTTGCATAGACTCAAGGTCCTTGTAGTGCCAACCCAGTTGGGTCTTGACCAGCAAGACCAGTTCAGTGCAGAGATGCTCCTGGTTAACCCTAGGCCCCTGCAGTGCCAACAGGGTTGGGTCTTGATCAGCAAGACCAGTTCAGATGGTCCCAGTTAACGCCACCAGAGTATCCTGGGTCCAGCCTACTCCAAGGACTGGGAGAAGAGTGCAAGGAGTAGCCACACACCATCCCAAAGCTCAGTGCTTGGCCACGCTTTGGCAACCCctgcagggtggggaggagggggtgacCCTTTCTCCACGTATTTGTTGTCCAGGTGAAAAGGACGACCAGGTGAAGAGGAACAGCACCGTTGCTAccagcccagagctgccagcTGAAGGTAAGCGTCCCTGGTTTTCTGGATAAAGTTTGGCCAAACATCCTGGTTTCCAAGCTCCAAGATGCCACCAGTGACGCTACCAGCTTCGGGTTGCCCATACCCTGCTAATGGAAattcctcatttttcctttcccGGGGGAATATAGACCTTCCCCGCAAAGCAGCTGAGATACGTGCTGCAGTCAGCCTCACCTTCCCCTCACTCCTTGATGGGTGCTTGTGGCAAACGAGCTGAGGAAGGAACGATATTCCCAACCCTTTCCCAAGACCTGGAGGTCCCTGGATTGACCCCCTCCGAAGACCTGGAGGTCTGTGGGTTGAGTACGAGCTGCTGTGAGCTCTCCttgcagggaaaagagaaaggaaatacaggGCTGCATgaggaggagcgtggccagcagagggctctggagatcccttccaatcGACACGAAGGTGGCTCTGCAGGCTTCCTAGCATGACCAAAAATGAACCACACAGCCCGGGATGTGGTGGGGATGATCCGGGGCTTGGCTTTACCGCGCTTGGCCCTGTGGGACCCAGTGTTCCTCCTCACCACCATCTGGTTTCTTTCTCCCAGGTCTGGGAGTCTCCATCAGCTTGGCCATGGCGGTCCTTCTCCTCCTGGCTCTGGCTTTGAgcctccatctcctcctgcagATCGGTAAGAGAACGACCAGCCCTGTTGGGTGGTGCCCATTAAACGTCCCGCCGATTGGGGATTCACGGGTGCACGCACTAAAATTGAGCAAGATTAGGAGGGACGAAGCAGGCTTTGGGCCATCTGAGGGGGCTTTGGAAGCCCCCACCAGGGCATGGAGCTGGGTATGCTCTGTGGAGGCTCCTCTCTGCAGGGATGGTCCGACAAGACCTATTGACCTATCACCATGTCTCGCTGGCAGGAAAGCGAGTCCAGCTGGCCAGGTTGAAGAGCTTCATGCTCCGGTAGAAGACCACAGCATTTCACAACCACCATGAAGAAAGAGACATCCAGGAGCCCCCGCAGTTGGAGGACTTGTTGCCAGACCAGAGAAATGCTCTGGGGGGCGGTCCATGGCAAGGACCACGGTGAATTATCAGTTCCCAGTGGCCGTGGCAGGGGGAAACTGGCCCAAGATGCTGTCCGTTGGCTCAAAGCCACCTGCACTGCATGTCCAACCACCAAGAGCACCTCTCCAGAGCCCTGGGGACCCAATTTCTTCATTTGCAGCATCAGAGACACAGAGACTTCAGAGACAAAACACGCTGCCTAAGCCAGTTGCGGGAGAAGAGTTTGCTCCAGCTGTGAACATCATGGTGGCTCTTGggcataaataaattaaaaaggtcCGTTAATTACAAAGGTGGTTTGCGTCTGCTTGTTGGCCCTTTGCGTCGGTTTCTGAAGGTCTCATAGGTGCTTAATCCTCCAACAAATGGAGGTAGGAGCCTGAGTCCCACACAGGTCCTGGCTGTAGACCTTGCCTCGCATGGTTGGAGCCCATCAAGACATTGCCCAAAGGCATGTCCAGCACCAGGATCTGTTGCCAGCAGCACCCAAGCATGGGGGAGGATAAATCTGGAGGGTCTTCCCATCAGGAAAGTCCACCACAGGTCCCATTTGATCCACCAGACATTTGAGAAGGATGAAGGggtgaagggaaaagggaaagggaaaggtgaAAGGAGTGTCACCCACTCCCTgtctggagggagggaggctgaggggatgTGAGGTGGTGGAGAGGACTGATGGAGACATCTCTGCATGGCTTTGCCCCATGCCACCTCtcaaggtcttgcacctgggaaaacataatccaggagtgcagcacaggctgggatccaCCCATGTGGGGAGAAGGTCtgtggaaaaggatctgggggaCCTGACGGACAAGCTCAACATGAATGAAGAgcgtgctgctgcggcaaagcaAGCCAAtgggatgctgggttgcatcaacaagggcatcaccaggaGAGACAAAAAAGTCATTATTCCACTCAACTCCATGCttgtgaggccacacctggaacacggtgttcagttttggtccccactatacaaaaaagCTGTGGCCaggttggagagggtccagagaagggccaccaagatgatccaaggactgggaagcctccataggaggaaaagctgagagaactgggtgTGTTTAACCTtgaggagaccttatcaccatgttccggTATTTAAatggtggctacaaagaagatttTTACAAGGAGTGACATGGAAAAGCCGTggggtgatgggtacaagttactcctggggagattccagcTGGACACAGTGGCTGACTGTTCTCATTGTGAcaattttcctcttttgtccAGCTGGAATCTCCCCAGGGATATGGTGAATGCCCCAACGTTGGagacttttaagattcagctggccAGGAGCTGGGCGAACTTGCccagaccgtgcttttgccaagaaaggttggaccagatgatccttgaagaCCCTTCACCCTGGGATTCCACGATTCTACGATCCATGGAGAATTTGAGGGGTGCAGGCAAGTGACAAAACCTCCCCGGCTGGAAAGCACCTGGAAAGGTGCCTCCATGATACTGCAAGAGCCTTCTCCACCCCTGAGGtagagccagggcagggaggtaCACAAGGCTGAGGTTTGGTTTTGAGGTCCAAGCTTGGAGATCCCAAGCGCATGGACAAAACCTCACCTTCCCTCTCTCCAACCCAAGAAAGAAGTTCCTTGAATCCTGGGTGACTTTAACCCCAAAGCCACCTGACTCCCAACCTCCCATCCACACAGATGACCCCAGTCCGTGACAGTCATTTATTCCCACAGGAGCAAAGCCACCTCTCCCACAACCGGCCTACAGCCTTTAAAAACCTCGTTAACAAATCCTCCCTGGTGGGCCGATGTACAAAAATAGGAATAATAGGTTtatcattgcaaaaaaaaaaaagaagtcttttgaCAGGCCACACGCTTCGTGGTAGCCCGGCCACGGCAGCACTGACCACAGATCCACGCCTGGTCCCACCGGCTTCACACCAGGAAAAGCCCCCGAGGAAAATCAGCCCTGCAGGAGGGGCTGGCAAAGAAAACCTGAGCCATCCTGAGGAGTTCCGAGCGGCTggccaggctgcaggagctgctgaagaaCCGCAGCCATTTCTGGTGCGTCTGCAGAGCGCTGAAGTCGCTGCCGCTCCTGCAGTCCTTCAAGAAGGCGGTCAGGTGGCAGAACTGGTCAAAGCACTTGCTATCGTCCACCATGACCCCGTGGGCCGCCAGGTACTTGATGCGCCCCCTCCACCTCCGCCCACCTTGGCGGTGCCCGGAGCTCCATccactggaaatggaaaagctCCCCAAAGGACCCCATCCAAGCGTCCAGGTAGTCGAGGAACGCCAGGTAGAGGTTCTGCACGTGGTGGCAGAAGGTGTCGCACTCTCCAacccccccggccgcccgctGCTCcgccagcagctccttcccccgCAGCGACATGAAGCCATCGGCTTTGCGCTACAGGAGGGTGcggcagagagaggagaggacgGCCAGCACCTCGCAGGGCGAGTTGTCCTCCCTCGCCAAGGTCCTGAGGTGGGTGTTAAAGACAGCCAGCTGCGAAGCCATGTGCGGAAGGTAGATCTCACTGAAGTCGTCCTCGAAAAAAGTCCAGATGGCGAAGAGAGGGGTggctgagggagaggaaggaggactTCAAAGCCGGGAAGACTTCCAGCAGGCGGGTGATGGCCGGCAGCAGGAGCAACCAGGGCATCCTGGTGTGGCGGAGCAGCCGCCGGTACTCCCTCTTGGCAGACTGCAAGAAGTCCTGGAGCAGTTCGACGCAGACGGCGTAGACTGAGATGTAGGCGTAAATCTTCCAGACCAGGGAGTGCAGGTCCACCTCCAGGCTGTCCGCCCCGTGCTGCATGCAGTTGCTGAGGAGGTGCACGGGGCAGTCGGTGGCGATGAAGACTCCTTCCAGCAGCTCCCGCAAGCCGGACGCCTCAACCGGACCTCGGCCGcagccccccagtccccccagcatGGCGCTGGGGCTCTCGCCCACCAAAGCCACACAGCGTTGCCGCAGCCCACGGCTCTCCAAGGCCTCCCACGCCAAGGCGGTGCCGCTGGGAGTCAGTTCACCCGGTGGGGAGTCCACACCGATCACCCTGCTCTGCACCCCACCCCGCTTCCAGTCAAAAGAGCGGATCTGGATGGGGAAGGGGGTCCCTGCCTTGCAGACACCCAGGGACACCCCACAATAGGGGACACCGTCCAGCGGGTCCACCCTGGGGTGCGAGGGGAAGGGGGTCAGCCCCCCATCCAGCCTCACCTCCGTCTTGATTTGCAAGCCCAGGATGTCGAAGATGGGATCGGGAGTTTTGGGCGAGCCAGCCAAGGGCTCGTAGCCATCCTGGAGCGCAGTGAAGCCCAACGGGGATTCGGTGACAGTGGTGGCAGCGGCGGTGGCATTGAAGGGCTGGCAGTCGGCGGGGAGGAAGCAATCCGGCACCGGGGGCACAGAGATGTCGCCCAACACGTTCCTCTTGTGTTTCACGGACTGGACGTGGGCGTCCAGGTCGAGGGAGTCTTTGTTGGCCACCGAGACGTAGGTGCCCTCCTGGCACACCAAGCACTCCACCTCCCACCTCTCCCGGCCCAGGCGGAAGCAGGGATATTTCGCCTGGAGCTCCTCCGTGAACTTGCATTTCCTTTTCGGCATCGTATGGTGCAGACGGGGCTCGGTCTGGGggggaaaaacagaggaaagggaaaatttgGCTAATTTTTCCTCTGTGCCAAGGATGGGAGCTcctgtctcttctcccagctgtggCCCCAGGGTGCTGGGACACCCACCGCGTATGCACCCCGGGAGCCTGGAAAAAATCCCAAAGGGAAGAGGCCGGTCTAGAAGGGGTGTCCTGGAATGGGCGCAGGgtgtgggaagggcagggggaaacagggggaaagaatgaaaatagatGGGAAAGAAGGCAAATGAGGAAAataggggaaaagaaggaaggaaaggggaaaagaaggaaggaaaggggaaaagaaagaaagaggggggaaaaaaaggaaagaggggggaaaaaataggaggaaaataaggaaaataggagggaatgaagaaaaacatggggaaagaaagaaagagagaaagagagaaaataggcggaaaaataagaaaaatggggggaaagaaggaagggggaaaaagaaggaaagaagggagaaagggggcaagaaaaaaacacaagggGGTAAGAATGAAAatagggggaaagaagaaaaatagagggaaaggaaagaagaaagtgggagaagaaggaaggaaggaaacaggcaaagaaggaaagaaggggggaaagaaagaaaatgggaagagaagaaagaccgggagaaagaaaggaagaagggaggtgggaaaagaaggaacaacagggaaagaagggggaaaagcaggaaaatggaggggaaagaggaaaagaaggggggaaagaaggaaagaaaggggaaggtaaaatagaggggaaaaaaggaaagaagggaggaaaaaggaaaataggggaaaagaaggaaagaagggaggaaaaaggaaaatagaaggaacgaaggaaagaagggggaaaaggaaaatagagggaaaagagggaaaatggggggaaagaaagaaggggaaaagaaggaaaagagagggaaaagaaggaaagaagggggagaaggaggaaaatacGCAGGGACCGAGAGGAGCAAAgttggggggggatgggggaggggCGCGCCAGGGGTTGCTGCCGCGTTGCCTCCGCGGCCCCACGCACCTCTGGGggctcccggcggggcgggggaggaaggggggttgtccccgtccccgtccccgtccccgtccccgtccccgtccccgtccccgtccccgtccccgtcccggcGCTGGGCTCGGGCAGCGGCCGGTTCCGCACCCACGGCTGGGAGAGCTCAACCCCCCGGAGGGGGCGTGTCCTCCTgctcccgccccctcccgccctcccATTGGCCGGCCGCGTTGTCACTCCGGCCCGCGAGGGGGCGGGGTTTCCCGCGGGCTGGGAATGGGGCGGTGCCCGGCGTGATTGACAGCTCCTTCGCCcaatggaggggtgggggagggtgcGCACCCGCTGTACGGCGGCCGAAaggggccgggggccgcgggaggggggggcggcaATGGAAAAGGGGGTGCAAAAgccgggtgggggggggacacagttTGGGGGTGCTCGGGGGGGGGGATCAGTTTTAGGGTGCAATGGGGGGCACAGGGTGAGGGTGCGGAATTTGAGGGTGCACAGGAAGGGGGTGCACGGGGGGTAACATTTTGGGGTGCACAGGATGGGGGTGcaatggggggggcacagggtgggggtgtgcggggggggtgACGGAGGGGCACAGTTTGGGGGGcacagagtgggggggggggagcaatGGGGTGCACAGCACAGCGGTacccggtgggggggggggggggatgacagtttggggggggcacagggagggggcaCAGtttgggggtgccgtggggtgcccAGTTGTGGGGTGCAACGGGGTGAACTGGGGGGGGTGCCCAGTTTTGGGGTGCAATGGCGCGAATAAGGGGGTGCGCGGAGGGGTGACAGTTTGGGGGGGGGCAATGGATGGCACAGGATGGGGGGGCACGGCTTGGGGGGTGcgcagggagggggtggagagTTTGGGGGGGCAATGGAGGTACGGGTGGGGTGCACGGGGTGGGGGCTCAGTGGGGGGCACAGTTTGGGGGGGTGCAATGGGGTGCGCAGGGAGGACGGACGCGGGGGGGGGCACAGTTTGGGGGGGGCGCAATGGGGTGCACGGGGGGGGCATAGTTTGGGGGGGCACAGAGTGGGGGGGCGCAACGGGGGAGAACAGGATGGGGAGGGGTGACACTTTGGGGGTGTattggggcgcggggggggggggcacagctggggggGCAATGGAGGCACAGGGTGGGGTGCACGGGGTGGGGGCTCAATGGGGGGACACACTTTGGGGGTGCAATGGGGTGTGCAGGGAGGACGGACACGGGGGGGGGCAGAGTTTGGGGTgcacaaggggggggggggggcacagttTGGGGattgccccccccctccccgttaaCCCATTCCCCGCCGCTCCGGGCTGCGCAGGGTTAAGGCCGGTCCTGGCGCTGAgtgacgggggtgggggggacacacgggaggggacacggtgcggggggggggacacgaagcgggggggggcggcggggccgggcccggccgctcCGGCCCTTTGTGTCGGCGAGCGGCGAgtggggagcggcgggagcccaggtccggggggggctgcggggccggggggggggtgcactgcggggcggggggggtgttgcatggcccggggggcggggggcgcttTGCAAGGCcgaaatgggggggggagggtttgaatggccggggaagggggggtttAAATggtccgggggtgggggggcgggctTTGAATGGTCCTGGGAGCTATTGCATGGCCCGGGGGGGGCTTTGCATGGTCCtggggctcggggccgggggagggggggggtcttTTCATGGCCGGGGGGGCTTTGCaaggccgggggggagggggctttGCAAAGGCTTGGGGGCTTTGcaggccgggggtgggggggggcaggaggggcattGCATGGCGGGGGGGGATCTTTttttggccgggggggggggtggccttTGCAAGGTCGGGGGTGCTTTGCGTGGTGCAGGGGGGGCGGTTGCaaagcccggggggggggggactttTCAtggccgggggcggaggggggatttgcatggccctgggggggggactTTGCATGGTCCGGAGCGGGGGAAGTtgcaaggccggggggggggggcattaaATGGTCCGGGGGGGGCTTTGCATGGTCCGGGACGGGGGGGAGGACGTGCAAGGCCGGGAGGGGGGGTTTTGCATAGTCCTGGGGGGTGTTGTAAGGCCGAGGGGGGGTCTTTTCATGACGGGGGGGGCTTTGCATGgtcctggggccgggggggggggccggttGCGTGGTGCTGGGGGGTGTTGCACAGTCCGGGTGGGCTTTTCATGGCTGGGGGGATTTGCAAGGACGGGGGGGGGCACTGCACGGTCCTGGGGGCTGTTGcaaggtcgggggcgggggggcttcgcaaagccggggaggggggcaTTTTATGGTCCAGGGGGCTTTGCATGATCttggccgggggggcgggggggggttggaaggccggggttgggggcggggggagatagATGCGGGGGCTTTGCAAGGATGGggtttggggccgggggggggggaagggggggccacATCTCATGATCCGGGTGGCTTTGAAGGGCCAGGAGATGGGGGAAGGGGGCACGTTAGGAgacctgggggggtggggggctgggggggcataTTACATGCTGCTGGGGGCGGTTTGCAAAGCTGCGGGGGGGCAGAGCCAGGGGTGGGGGAGCACATTAAATGGTCCTGGGGGGCTCTGtgagcttgggggggggggggcgcatcGCATGGTCTTGGGGGGCTCTGGTGGGGGTTGCAAAGCTGGGGGGgccttggagggggggggggtgtctttgaCAACGCCGTGTCCTTCTCTCCCCTGCGCCCCCCCGCCAGGAGCCCGGCCCCTCGCCCCCAGGAGGACACCGAGGGGTCCCCGACGTCCTCGGAGCGGGGCCACCGCCGTCCCCCAGCCCCAATGTCCTCGGTGCGGGGCCACCGCCGTCTCTCGGCCGAGGGGTCCCCAGTGTCCTCGGAGCGGGGCCAccgctgtcccccagccccttgcccgcaggaggaggagacagaaaggtCCTCGGAGCAGGGGCACCGCCGTCCCCTGGCCCCTCACCCACAGGAGGAGGACACGGAGGGGTCCCCAGTGTCCTCGGAGTGGGGCCACCACTGTCCCTCGGCTGAGAGGTCCCCGATGTCCTCAGAGCAGGGCCACCACCGTCCCCCGGCCCTTTGCCTACAGGAGGAGGACACAGAAGGGTCCTCGGAGGGGGGCCACCACTGTCCCTCGGCTGAGAGGTCCCCGA
Coding sequences within:
- the LOC134507755 gene encoding uncharacterized protein LOC134507755 isoform X2, encoding MCVHPTRQYPPSTTTQLILSALSSPRRRWVMPRGMRHGQETKFSFPFPQRLGPGELSMARRSWLAEAVGTLFWLAGLQHLPIFCKPSQGWMSNLKEMSSSRCPLLHQQIISDQPLLLSHTGAGGMEPETCSSPGDFPPPALFPNFSSAQEGDLILARGTYSCGYQRRSSLGQILLSRLSVPWVLTTKGEKDDQVKRNSTVATSPELPAEGLGVSISLAMAVLLLLALALSLHLLLQIGKRTTSPVGWCPLNVPPIGDSRVHALKLSKIRRDEAGFGPSEGALEAPTRAWSWVCSVEAPLCRDGPTRPIDLSPCLAGRKASPAGQVEELHAPVEDHSISQPP
- the LOC134507755 gene encoding uncharacterized protein LOC134507755 isoform X4, whose translation is MCVHPTRQYPPSTTTQLILSALSSPRRRWVMPRGMRHGQETKFSFPFPQRLGPGELSMARRSWLAEAVGTLFWLAGDFPPPALFPNFSSAQEGDLILARCVVFSHVPITHIFFCKNGVELAKHPVGKGQFTSTLTIWLSVESSGTYSCGYQRRSSLGQILLSRLSVPWVLTTKGEKDDQVKRNSTVATSPELPAEGLGVSISLAMAVLLLLALALSLHLLLQIGKRTTSPVGWCPLNVPPIGDSRVHALKLSKIRRDEAGFGPSEGALEAPTRAWSWVCSVEAPLCRDGPTRPIDLSPCLAGRKASPAGQVEELHAPVEDHSISQPP
- the LOC134507755 gene encoding uncharacterized protein LOC134507755 isoform X1, encoding MCVHPTRQYPPSTTTQLILSALSSPRRRWVMPRGMRHGQETKFSFPFPQRLGPGELSMARRSWLAEAVGTLFWLAGLQHLPIFCKPSQGWMSNLKEMSSSRCPLLHQQIISDQPLLLSHTGAGGMEPETCSSPGDFPPPALFPNFSSAQEGDLILARCVVFSHVPITHIFFCKNGVELAKHPVGKGQFTSTLTIWLSVESSGTYSCGYQRRSSLGQILLSRLSVPWVLTTKGEKDDQVKRNSTVATSPELPAEGLGVSISLAMAVLLLLALALSLHLLLQIGKRTTSPVGWCPLNVPPIGDSRVHALKLSKIRRDEAGFGPSEGALEAPTRAWSWVCSVEAPLCRDGPTRPIDLSPCLAGRKASPAGQVEELHAPVEDHSISQPP
- the LOC134507755 gene encoding uncharacterized protein LOC134507755 isoform X5 gives rise to the protein MCVHPTRQYPPSTTTQLILSALSSPRRRWVMPRGMRHGQETKFSFPFPQRLGPGELSMARRSWLAEAVGTLFWLAGLQHLPIFCKPSQGWMSNLKEMSSSRCPLLHQQIISDQPLLLSHTGAGGMEPETCSSPGDFPPPALFPNFSSAQEGDLILARCVVFSHVPITHIFFCKNGVELAKHPVGKGQFTSTLTIWLSVESSGTYSCGYQRRSSLGQILLSRLSVPWVLTTKGEKDDQVKRNSTVATSPELPAEGLGVSISLAMAVLLLLALALSLHLLLQIGKRVQLARLKSFMLR
- the LOC134507755 gene encoding uncharacterized protein LOC134507755 isoform X3, which translates into the protein MCVHPTRQYPPSTTTQLILSALSSPRRRWVMPRGMRHGQETKFSFPFPQRLGPGELSMARRSWLAEAVGTLFWLAGAGGMEPETCSSPGDFPPPALFPNFSSAQEGDLILARCVVFSHVPITHIFFCKNGVELAKHPVGKGQFTSTLTIWLSVESSGTYSCGYQRRSSLGQILLSRLSVPWVLTTKGEKDDQVKRNSTVATSPELPAEGLGVSISLAMAVLLLLALALSLHLLLQIGKRTTSPVGWCPLNVPPIGDSRVHALKLSKIRRDEAGFGPSEGALEAPTRAWSWVCSVEAPLCRDGPTRPIDLSPCLAGRKASPAGQVEELHAPVEDHSISQPP
- the LOC134507756 gene encoding uncharacterized protein LOC134507756, which translates into the protein MPKRKCKFTEELQAKYPCFRLGRERWEVECLVCQEGTYVSVANKDSLDLDAHVQSVKHKRNVLGDISVPPVPDCFLPADCQPFNATAAATTVTESPLGFTALQDGYEPLAGSPKTPDPIFDILGLQIKTEVRLDGGLTPFPSHPRVDPLDGVPYCGVSLGVCKAGTPFPIQIRSFDWKRGGVQSRVIGVDSPPGELTPSGTALAWEALESRGLRQRCVALVGESPSAMLGGLGGCGRGPVEASGLRELLEGVFIATDCPVHLLSNCMQHGADSLEVDLHSLVWKIYAYISVYAVCVELLQDFLQSAKREYRRLLRHTRMPWLLLLPAITRLLEVFPALKSSFLSLSHPSLRHLDFFRGRLQ